The genomic window GAGGACCCGCTTCTCAAGATCCTCTTCCACCGCCATTTCACTCACTCGCTGATTTTCATTCCCATCGGCGGACTCATCTGCGCGCTGCCCTGGCTCATCCCGAAAAAATACCGGCCCCACTGGCGGCAGGTCCTTGCCGCGACGACCATCGGTTACGCCACCCACGGGGTACTCGATGCCTGCACGACCTACGGCACGTTGCTGCTCTGGCCCTTCTCGGACCACCGGGTGAACTGGGGGCTCGTCTCGGTCATCGATCCGATGTTCACGTTTCCGCTGATTGCCGCAGTGGTGATCGCGGCGCGAAGAAAGCTTGCGCGCCCGGCAATCGCAGGGCTGGCCTGGTGCCTGCTCTACCTGAGTCTGGGCGGGATGCAGCATTACCGCGCCCACAGCGTGCAGGAGCGCCTTGCCGCAAAGCGCGGCCACACCATCGAGCGCTCCGATGTCTTCGTCTCCTTTGCCAACAACATCACCTGGCGCTCGGTCTATGAAGCGGGCGGGGTGCTCTATGCCGACAAGATCCGCGTGCCCTGGCTGGGGCGCGGCCGCGCCAGTGAGGGAGAGACCCGCGCAGCGCTGGACGCATCGCGCCTGCCGGCCGGGGTGCAGAGCAACCCCGAGACCGCCCGGGCCCTGCGGCTCATCAAGTGGTTTGCCGCCGACTGGGTGGCCCAGGACCCCGAAGATCCGGCCGTCGTGGGGGACCTGCGCTACTCGTTTTCGCCCGAGCAATTTTCGCCCATCTGGGGCGTGCGCCTCAAACCCGGTGATCGGGACCGGCCGGTGGAGTGGGTGAACAACCGCCGCAAGCGCTCCATCGATACCCGGCACATCGTTCAGCTCGTATTCGAGGACGGCCCGAGGCCGATCTATTTCGAGTGAGAAATTCCCGACCGCCGGTCGGAAATCAGAGTGCAAACCGGCCCGCAACCCAAAGAGTTGGCGCCGGGCCCCCGGTGGGCTAAAGAACGCGCCGACGCGTCACCCCCGGGCGGGGGATTCCCGAGCAAGGAAACCAGAATTCTGGACCTCACCACGCAAACGCAGCTCGCCAGTGCCCTGGTACTGGGGCCGGCCCTTGCCGGAGCGGTCATCGTCGCGGCCCCCCGCATGGGAAAGCCCGCTGCGGTGCTGGGAACCGCCGCGTCGCTGCTCTCCTTTGTCATCGCGCTCAGCCTGCTGGTCGCCAAAAAATGGGGAGTAGGGCTGGCGTGGGACTGGGCGCCCGAGGTCTACGTCCAGGTGGCCTGGCGGCTGGAATTCGCGCCGCTGGCGCTGGCCGCGCTGGTGAGCGGCATCGGCGCCCTGGTGCTGCAATACGCCGGCGCCTACTTCGGTCCGAGCCTCAAGGGCAACCGCGCCGTGGGCACCCTGGCCCTGTTCGAGGCCGCGATGCTGGGCCTCGTTCTCTCCGACAATCTCTTCGCGCTCTTTGTATTCTGGGAACTGACGGGGCTTTGCTCGTTCTTCCTCATTGCGACTGATGCCGACAAGCGCGACGACGCCTTCCCTGCGGCGCAGCAGGCGCTGCTGGTCACCGCCGGCGGCGGCCTGCCGATGCTGGTGGCCTTCATCTATCTGGCAATCACGCGGGACAGCGCAAGCCTCTCGGCGCTCTCGGCAATGGAGCTGCCGATTATGGCGCAGACCATCGTGCTGGCGCTCATCCTGCCCGCGGTGGTGACCAAGTCCGCGCAGGTGCCGTTCCACTTCTGGCTTCCCGGCGCAATGGCCGCGCCCACGCCGATCTCGGCCTACCTGCATTCGGCCACCATGGTGAAGGCTGGTGTCATCCTGCTGCTCTTCTTCTATCCAATTTGCGGGGCAAGTCCCCTGTGGAGCCAGGCGCTCATTCCCTTTGGCGTGGCCACCTGCCTGTGGGGCAGTTACCGCGCGCTTTGTGAGGACGACATCAAGCTGCTCATGGCCTGGTCGACCGTCTCGCAGCTCGGCCTGCTGGTCATCACGCTGGGCCTTGGAAGTGACCTCGCCGTGCGCGCGGCGGCGCTGCATCTCTTCGCCCATGCGATCTTCAAGGCGGGGCTCTTCCTGAGCATCGGCGGCA from Chrysiogenia bacterium includes these protein-coding regions:
- a CDS encoding metal-dependent hydrolase, which codes for MDPVTQGALGAAAAQAVLGGRKEIPAGALWLMGAAGGMAADLDVLIRSAEDPLLKILFHRHFTHSLIFIPIGGLICALPWLIPKKYRPHWRQVLAATTIGYATHGVLDACTTYGTLLLWPFSDHRVNWGLVSVIDPMFTFPLIAAVVIAARRKLARPAIAGLAWCLLYLSLGGMQHYRAHSVQERLAAKRGHTIERSDVFVSFANNITWRSVYEAGGVLYADKIRVPWLGRGRASEGETRAALDASRLPAGVQSNPETARALRLIKWFAADWVAQDPEDPAVVGDLRYSFSPEQFSPIWGVRLKPGDRDRPVEWVNNRRKRSIDTRHIVQLVFEDGPRPIYFE